One Rosettibacter firmus genomic window carries:
- a CDS encoding ABC transporter permease — protein MKTFLYELKEGLLISFRAIRSNKIRSILTTLGIVIGITSVVLMSTAINGINNAFQTGMASLGTDNLYIDKWAWFDNEKPWWELRNRKNITMNDYEQFKELAKLPLAVSPDTWTAQNVKYKNITAEAVIVRGTNHNYIKTSDLNFSEGRFFNELESNGGRNLAVLGSQIAKNLFKNTSPIGKEIKIKGHKFIVIGVLAEQGSWLMGEFNPDKQIFIPIQNIFKYFANENNKTITITVRAKNHQLLEQTKDEAVGIMRKIRGLKYYEEDDFSVNQQEGLIKNINQTVGVIQIAGLFITGLSLFVGAVGIMNIMFVSVKERTKEIGIRKAIGAKRRTILSQFITEAAIICLIGGLIGLFLAILLSKIVNQFLPTSVQIETIILAITISLITGVVSGFAPAYTAAKLDPVEALRYE, from the coding sequence ATGAAAACATTTTTATATGAATTGAAAGAAGGTCTGCTAATTTCTTTTAGAGCAATTAGAAGCAATAAAATTAGGTCAATATTGACAACACTTGGAATTGTTATTGGAATTACTTCTGTTGTTCTAATGTCGACAGCAATAAATGGAATCAATAATGCTTTTCAAACTGGGATGGCATCGCTTGGAACAGATAATCTTTATATCGATAAATGGGCATGGTTTGATAATGAAAAGCCATGGTGGGAATTGCGTAATAGAAAAAATATAACAATGAATGATTATGAGCAATTTAAAGAACTTGCAAAACTACCACTCGCTGTATCACCAGATACATGGACAGCTCAAAATGTGAAATATAAAAATATAACTGCAGAAGCTGTTATTGTAAGAGGAACTAATCATAATTACATTAAAACTTCTGATTTAAATTTTAGTGAAGGAAGATTTTTTAATGAACTCGAAAGTAATGGTGGAAGAAATTTAGCTGTACTTGGAAGTCAAATAGCAAAAAATTTATTTAAAAATACGAGTCCAATAGGGAAAGAAATTAAAATTAAAGGTCATAAGTTTATTGTTATTGGAGTTCTTGCTGAACAGGGTAGCTGGTTAATGGGTGAATTTAATCCAGATAAGCAAATATTTATCCCGATACAAAATATTTTCAAATACTTTGCTAATGAAAATAATAAAACTATTACCATTACAGTTAGAGCAAAAAATCATCAATTACTTGAACAAACTAAAGATGAAGCTGTTGGAATAATGAGAAAAATTCGTGGTCTAAAATATTATGAAGAAGATGATTTTTCTGTTAATCAACAAGAAGGTCTGATAAAAAATATTAATCAAACTGTTGGAGTTATTCAAATTGCAGGTTTGTTTATTACTGGTTTATCGTTATTTGTAGGTGCAGTTGGAATAATGAATATAATGTTTGTATCCGTAAAAGAAAGAACTAAAGAAATTGGTATAAGAAAAGCAATTGGAGCAAAAAGAAGAACTATCTTAAGCCAATTTATTACAGAAGCTGCAATTATTTGTTTGATTGGTGGTTTAATAGGTTTATTTCTGGCAATTCTTTTAAGCAAAATAGTTAATCAGTTTTTACCTACTTCAGTTCAGATTGAAACAATTATACTTGCTATAACAATTTCACTTATAACTGGAGTGGTCTCTGGATTTGCACCTGCATATACTGCAGCTAAATTAGATCCTGTAGAAGCATTGAGGTATGAATAA
- a CDS encoding ABC transporter ATP-binding protein, with the protein MNIINIEHVAKIYQVGSEEVHALRDISLKINKGEYVAIMGPSGSGKSTLMNILGCLDTPTHGLYEFKGVNVSQMSDNELAKIRNKEIGFVFQTFNLLPRSNALHNVELPLIYAGVPASERKERARLALEHVGLGDRIYHKPNELSGGQRQRVAIARALVTNPSIILADEPTGNLDTKTGEDIMALFNEIYEQGNTIILVTHEEYIAEHAERIIRIRDGLIENDEKVLKRYIPQKNGASKL; encoded by the coding sequence ATGAATATCATAAATATCGAACATGTTGCAAAAATTTATCAGGTTGGAAGCGAAGAAGTTCATGCTCTCAGAGACATATCATTGAAAATTAACAAAGGCGAATATGTTGCAATTATGGGACCTTCTGGTTCTGGTAAATCTACCTTGATGAACATACTTGGCTGTCTTGATACACCAACTCATGGTCTTTATGAATTTAAAGGTGTTAATGTAAGTCAAATGAGTGATAATGAACTTGCAAAAATTAGAAATAAAGAAATTGGTTTTGTATTTCAAACTTTTAATTTGCTACCACGCTCAAATGCTCTTCACAATGTTGAGCTACCTTTGATATATGCTGGAGTGCCTGCATCTGAAAGAAAAGAAAGAGCAAGATTGGCTCTTGAACATGTTGGACTTGGTGATAGAATTTATCATAAGCCGAATGAACTATCTGGAGGTCAGCGTCAGCGTGTAGCAATTGCAAGAGCTCTTGTTACAAATCCTTCTATTATACTTGCAGATGAGCCAACAGGAAATCTCGATACAAAAACAGGCGAAGATATAATGGCTCTGTTTAATGAAATTTATGAGCAGGGTAATACAATCATTCTTGTTACTCACGAAGAATACATTGCAGAACATGCTGAACGAATAATTAGAATTCGTGATGGTTTGATTGAAAATGATGAAAAAGTTTTAAAGAGATATATCCCGCAAAAAAATGGAGCTTCAAAACTTTAG
- a CDS encoding efflux RND transporter periplasmic adaptor subunit encodes MANGKKKSKKKLFIFGGLGLLIVVLILLVAFSGNKEEIISVQTEKVSRRTITQVVTATGKINPEYQVKIIAEATGEIVYLPIREGDMVKKGQLLLRIKPDIYEAQKNSAEARLAQAKSSLNATKALLEKVESEYKRVQGLAQKGLASDADLETAKSTYLQTLGNYESQKSIVSQAEAALKEAIETLNKTYVYSPIDGTISKLSVELGERVIGSAFTGTELLTVADLSNMEATVDVDENDVVLVSIGDTARIHIDAFGDKVFKGIVSQIGNSAKTTGLGTQEEVVNFEVKIKLIDLDDKIRPGMSCDAEIETETKQNVLAVPIQSVTARLTEKPNPSQNDEDNPDNSKNGKRNKPKEVVFVVENGKAKMVEVKTGISDDNYIEIIEGLKGDEEVISGPYRAISRELENGKKIMVSSAKSK; translated from the coding sequence ATGGCTAATGGAAAAAAGAAATCAAAAAAGAAACTTTTTATTTTTGGTGGACTGGGATTATTAATAGTTGTTTTAATTCTACTTGTTGCATTCAGTGGCAATAAAGAAGAAATAATTTCTGTCCAGACAGAAAAAGTTTCAAGAAGAACAATTACGCAGGTAGTTACAGCTACTGGAAAAATAAATCCAGAATATCAGGTTAAAATTATTGCAGAAGCTACAGGTGAAATTGTTTATTTACCTATTCGTGAAGGAGATATGGTTAAAAAGGGACAATTATTATTGAGAATAAAACCTGATATTTATGAAGCTCAAAAAAATAGTGCCGAAGCACGTTTAGCTCAGGCAAAATCATCTCTTAATGCTACAAAAGCTTTACTCGAAAAAGTTGAATCTGAATATAAACGTGTTCAGGGCTTAGCACAAAAAGGTCTTGCAAGTGATGCAGATCTTGAAACAGCTAAATCAACTTATCTTCAAACACTTGGTAATTATGAATCTCAAAAATCAATTGTATCTCAAGCAGAAGCTGCTTTGAAAGAAGCTATTGAAACATTAAACAAAACTTATGTTTACTCACCAATAGATGGAACTATAAGTAAACTATCAGTTGAATTAGGTGAAAGAGTAATCGGTAGTGCTTTTACTGGAACTGAATTATTAACAGTTGCAGATTTAAGTAACATGGAAGCAACAGTCGATGTGGATGAGAATGATGTAGTTTTGGTTTCGATAGGAGATACAGCAAGAATACATATCGATGCTTTTGGTGATAAAGTTTTTAAAGGAATTGTTTCACAAATTGGCAATAGTGCTAAAACAACTGGACTTGGTACTCAAGAAGAAGTTGTTAATTTCGAAGTGAAAATAAAATTAATTGACTTAGACGATAAGATTAGACCTGGAATGTCCTGCGATGCAGAAATAGAAACCGAAACAAAACAGAATGTTCTGGCAGTTCCTATCCAGAGTGTAACTGCAAGATTAACAGAAAAACCCAACCCTTCTCAGAATGACGAAGATAATCCTGATAATTCAAAGAATGGTAAAAGAAATAAACCAAAAGAAGTAGTATTTGTTGTTGAAAATGGTAAAGCTAAAATGGTAGAAGTTAAGACTGGAATTAGTGATGATAATTACATAGAAATTATAGAAGGCTTGAAAGGTGATGAAGAAGTAATTAGTGGTCCTTATAGAGCAATATCAAGAGAACTGGAAAATGGTAAAAAAATAATGGTATCATCTGCTAAATCAAAATAA
- a CDS encoding TolC family protein produces MKKIILSLLMFITTLSAQKKLTLEDAISIALQRNTALNKTKNNLLTNQSQLKNAYGELLPTLNAQAQWNWQRVNDVGGTQRDFFGNIVTIPPSQTDSRNYSIGFGGGITLFDGLANISYINQKEYSLKAAELYLEKAKQNVVYQTTDYYYQVLNAQELKRVREDNVKYYQKFYETVQERNRLGSVAKADVYTAQVQLGNAELLLIQAQNAYETTLSNLLNYLGLNVLEEYELVDPFGGQRAIDTDSYMKDFEDIQTMVSVALDNRFDFKSQELTVNAAKKGLTIARSGLLPSLSGSFSWSTSAIDVDKLFNRKIFYVGMTLSFPLFSNWSTENQIQLAKVNYLNAQEDLLALERQIKIEIKQGYLDLLAAKKSLDVATKNVIAAEENRKINQERYNLGSGTILDVLQADRDYTDALRNKINALYDFYTKRDKLNNSLGKLEYKKYE; encoded by the coding sequence ATGAAAAAAATAATTCTCTCTTTATTAATGTTTATTACTACATTATCAGCACAAAAAAAATTAACGCTGGAAGATGCAATATCGATTGCTCTTCAAAGAAATACTGCATTAAATAAAACAAAGAATAATTTATTAACAAATCAATCTCAATTAAAAAATGCTTATGGTGAATTACTTCCAACACTTAATGCACAGGCTCAATGGAACTGGCAAAGAGTAAATGATGTAGGTGGTACTCAAAGAGATTTTTTTGGTAATATTGTAACTATTCCACCATCTCAAACAGATAGTAGAAATTATTCAATTGGTTTTGGTGGAGGCATTACTCTTTTTGATGGTCTTGCAAATATTTCATATATAAATCAAAAAGAATATAGCTTAAAAGCAGCAGAACTTTATCTTGAAAAAGCAAAACAAAATGTTGTTTATCAAACAACTGACTATTATTATCAAGTATTGAATGCTCAGGAATTAAAAAGAGTTCGAGAAGATAATGTAAAATATTATCAAAAATTTTATGAAACAGTGCAAGAAAGAAATAGATTGGGTTCAGTAGCAAAAGCTGATGTTTATACAGCTCAGGTTCAGTTAGGGAATGCGGAACTTCTTTTAATTCAAGCACAAAATGCATATGAAACTACGCTTAGTAATTTGCTTAACTATCTGGGTTTAAATGTATTAGAAGAATATGAATTGGTCGATCCATTCGGAGGTCAAAGAGCTATCGATACAGATTCCTACATGAAAGATTTTGAAGATATCCAGACAATGGTTAGTGTAGCTCTGGATAATCGCTTTGATTTTAAGAGTCAGGAATTAACTGTAAATGCAGCTAAAAAGGGTTTAACAATTGCACGTTCAGGTTTATTACCATCTCTATCAGGAAGTTTTTCCTGGTCAACATCTGCCATTGATGTAGATAAACTTTTTAATCGTAAGATTTTTTATGTAGGGATGACTCTAAGTTTTCCATTATTCTCAAATTGGTCAACAGAAAATCAAATTCAACTTGCAAAAGTAAATTATTTGAATGCTCAAGAAGATTTACTTGCTCTTGAGAGACAAATTAAGATTGAAATTAAACAAGGCTATCTTGATCTACTGGCTGCTAAAAAAAGTTTAGATGTTGCTACTAAAAATGTTATAGCAGCAGAAGAAAATAGAAAAATAAATCAAGAAAGATATAATTTAGGTTCGGGCACTATTCTCGATGTTTTACAAGCAGATAGAGATTATACAGATGCACTCAGAAATAAGATTAATGCACTTTATGATTTTTATACAAAACGTGATAAGCTTAATAATTCACTCGGCAAACTTGAATACAAAAAATATGAATAA
- a CDS encoding CCA tRNA nucleotidyltransferase, with protein sequence MKIIDELNKYDFIKIASEIAKIRNEKLYLVGGFVRDLILNRKREEFDFLIVGDGPAFAKDFANKLGISDIIIYKNFGTAHFKYKDYSLEFVGARKESYKKNSRNPLVQPGTLDDDINRRDFTINTLAISLNEDSYGELLDKFNGINDINNRIIKTPLDPFTTFDDDPLRIMRAFRFATQLDFKIEENTLRAAREMKDRLKIVAQERITDEFLKILASPKPSIGLKLLYENEIMKVIFPEIHNLGGVEQRSDYHHKDVFYHTCMVVDNVAIVSDNLWLRFAALVHDIAKPLTKKFVEGIGWTFHGHEELGARMMKGIFTKLKLPFNKLPYVEKLIRLHLRPMALVDQNVTDSAIRRLAAAAGEDLDDLITLCRADITSKNIVKVNQYLENYNIVMQKVRDVQEKDRLRAFQSPVRGDEIMRVCNIPPSKTVGKIKKAIEEAILDGKIQNNYEEAFAYFLKIKDKFLQENNL encoded by the coding sequence ATGAAAATAATAGATGAATTAAATAAATACGATTTTATAAAAATAGCATCTGAAATAGCAAAAATTAGAAACGAAAAATTATATCTTGTTGGTGGATTTGTAAGAGATTTAATATTAAACAGAAAAAGAGAAGAATTTGATTTCTTGATTGTGGGGGATGGACCTGCCTTTGCAAAAGATTTTGCTAATAAACTTGGTATTTCAGATATAATTATTTATAAAAATTTTGGTACTGCTCATTTTAAGTATAAAGATTATTCATTAGAATTTGTTGGGGCAAGGAAAGAATCTTATAAAAAAAATAGTCGTAATCCTTTGGTTCAACCAGGAACACTTGATGATGATATCAATAGAAGAGATTTTACAATTAATACTCTTGCGATTTCCTTAAATGAGGATTCTTATGGAGAATTACTTGATAAATTTAATGGAATTAATGATATCAACAACAGAATTATAAAAACACCATTAGACCCGTTTACAACATTTGATGATGACCCTTTAAGAATCATGCGTGCATTCAGATTTGCTACACAACTTGATTTTAAGATTGAAGAAAATACTTTGCGTGCTGCAAGGGAAATGAAAGATCGACTTAAAATTGTAGCACAAGAAAGAATAACAGATGAATTCTTAAAAATATTAGCATCACCAAAACCTTCTATAGGATTAAAATTACTTTATGAAAATGAAATAATGAAAGTAATATTTCCAGAGATTCATAATCTTGGTGGAGTCGAACAAAGAAGTGATTATCATCATAAAGATGTTTTTTATCATACTTGTATGGTAGTTGATAATGTTGCAATAGTTAGTGATAATTTATGGCTTAGATTTGCGGCATTAGTTCATGATATTGCAAAACCATTGACTAAAAAGTTTGTAGAAGGTATAGGCTGGACTTTTCATGGTCACGAAGAATTAGGTGCAAGAATGATGAAGGGAATTTTTACTAAATTAAAATTACCTTTCAATAAATTGCCATATGTAGAAAAACTTATTCGTTTACACTTAAGACCAATGGCATTAGTTGATCAAAATGTAACTGATTCTGCTATAAGAAGATTAGCTGCTGCTGCTGGCGAAGATTTAGATGATTTAATAACATTATGTCGAGCAGATATTACAAGTAAAAATATTGTAAAAGTAAATCAATATCTGGAAAATTATAATATCGTAATGCAAAAAGTTCGTGATGTTCAGGAAAAAGATAGATTAAGAGCATTTCAATCACCTGTTAGAGGGGATGAAATTATGAGGGTATGCAACATTCCACCATCTAAAACAGTTGGCAAAATTAAAAAAGCAATTGAAGAAGCAATTCTCGATGGCAAAATTCAAAATAATTATGAAGAAGCTTTCGCATACTTCCTGAAAATTAAAGATAAATTTCTTCAAGAAAATAATTTATAA
- the murA gene encoding UDP-N-acetylglucosamine 1-carboxyvinyltransferase, protein MEKFVIRGGKKLSGRVAVSGAKNSSLALMPATLLTSGISKIYNVPEVNDIYTMIKLMEHLGANIKFENNTVQIDTTNIISQVAPYEHVKKMRASIYVLGPLLSRFGYAKVSMPGGCAWGPRPINLHLEAMKKLGASIDIDEGYVIAKANKLTGAKIHFDIPSVGATGNTLMAAVLAKGTTVISNAAIEPEITLLAEYLQLMGARISGIGTTVIEIEGVDELKPSEIFNIPDRIEAGTLLLAGAITRSNIELSNVIKEHLESVLIKIEESGAKLSYDNGIIKINAENLNIKNIDVTTAVFPGFPTDMQAQWIAYMSLAEGTSKVTDTIYPDRFNHVPELNRLGANIEVINNSAVVKGVKKLKGAKVMSTDLRASASLVLAGLAAENVTEVLRIYHLDRGYQRIEEKLKALGADIERVPTEEY, encoded by the coding sequence TTGGAAAAGTTTGTTATTAGAGGTGGTAAAAAATTGAGTGGCAGAGTTGCAGTAAGTGGTGCTAAAAATTCTTCATTAGCACTTATGCCAGCAACTTTACTTACTTCAGGCATTAGTAAAATTTATAATGTTCCTGAAGTAAATGATATATATACAATGATAAAATTGATGGAACACCTTGGAGCGAATATTAAATTCGAAAATAATACTGTTCAGATTGATACGACAAATATTATTTCTCAGGTTGCACCTTATGAACATGTTAAAAAAATGAGAGCTTCAATTTATGTTTTAGGTCCTTTGCTTTCACGTTTTGGTTATGCTAAAGTTTCTATGCCTGGTGGTTGTGCTTGGGGACCAAGACCAATTAATTTGCATTTAGAAGCAATGAAGAAATTAGGAGCTTCAATAGATATTGATGAAGGTTATGTTATTGCAAAAGCAAATAAATTAACAGGAGCTAAAATTCACTTTGATATTCCTTCAGTAGGAGCGACAGGAAATACTTTGATGGCTGCTGTCCTGGCAAAAGGTACAACAGTAATTTCAAATGCTGCTATAGAACCCGAGATAACTTTACTTGCAGAATATTTGCAATTGATGGGAGCAAGAATTTCTGGAATAGGTACTACAGTTATAGAAATTGAAGGTGTCGATGAATTAAAACCATCCGAAATATTTAATATCCCTGATAGAATTGAAGCAGGTACTTTATTACTGGCAGGAGCTATAACTCGCAGTAATATTGAATTAAGTAATGTTATAAAAGAACATCTGGAATCCGTGCTAATAAAAATTGAGGAAAGTGGAGCTAAGTTAAGTTATGATAATGGAATAATTAAAATAAATGCAGAAAATCTTAATATTAAAAATATTGATGTAACAACAGCTGTATTTCCTGGATTTCCTACAGATATGCAAGCACAATGGATTGCATATATGTCTTTAGCTGAAGGAACTTCAAAAGTAACAGACACAATTTATCCCGATAGATTTAACCATGTGCCGGAATTAAATAGATTGGGAGCAAATATTGAAGTGATAAATAATAGTGCTGTTGTAAAAGGAGTAAAAAAATTAAAGGGGGCAAAAGTTATGTCTACAGATTTAAGAGCAAGTGCTTCTCTTGTATTGGCAGGACTTGCTGCAGAAAATGTTACAGAAGTTCTTCGTATTTATCATCTCGATAGAGGTTATCAAAGAATTGAAGAAAAGCTCAAAGCTTTAGGAGCTGATATTGAAAGAGTTCCAACTGAAGAATATTAA
- a CDS encoding protein kinase domain-containing protein, giving the protein MENLIGILIDNYRIVSVLGKGGMGIVYKAYDTKLDRYVAIKMLNADTFDKARFVERFKREAKNQAKLSHPNIVTVYGFIEYDELLGIVMEYVEGESLEKVLQRQGRFNIYDVIYILKQILLGLGYAHSKGFVHRDIKPSNIILNREGIAKIMDFGISKSLFDDKDFTKPGAKIGTVYYMSPEQIKGGDVTNRSDIYSIGCTAYEMIVGRPPFDYDSEYDVMESHLKKSPQKISSILTGIPEDVDKVILKAMEKNPLNRYETCEEMYDALQELDKSVSKIYTSYFKKTEERSKSYKIASASAFAFFVILLIALSYFVYNQVHELIISNKLETLKKYDIKSLFSSKEDELKFSYIDKIESNVKNNLNSIFFVDEKNAIAVGDSGTIIISNDGGQTWKQKPVNIKSNLSDLYISPSGRTIIIGDSSTIIYGKNLLDSLQLLPIQKDFTFFRINFIDEHTGFITGNKGVILKTINGGINWYKVNTNTNSLIFDIDFFDDRRGFAVGWNGLILKTTNGGETWTRIDNVLTDNYLKSIDLERNGFGIIVGGDATVLRTTNYGEEWEFKKIADVGALQKVSFISKNYVALIGTKGTFMISKDKGANWDLVDIHNFTNMNDMALNYNGHIFLVGYNGQILKIH; this is encoded by the coding sequence ATGGAAAACCTGATCGGAATCCTTATAGATAATTATCGAATTGTTTCTGTCCTTGGTAAAGGGGGAATGGGCATTGTATATAAAGCTTATGATACAAAGCTTGATAGATATGTTGCAATTAAAATGTTAAATGCAGATACTTTTGATAAAGCCCGCTTTGTTGAAAGATTTAAAAGAGAAGCAAAAAATCAAGCTAAACTTTCTCATCCAAATATTGTTACTGTTTATGGTTTTATAGAATATGATGAATTACTTGGAATTGTAATGGAATATGTAGAAGGAGAAAGTCTTGAAAAAGTATTACAACGTCAGGGACGATTTAATATTTATGATGTTATTTACATTTTAAAACAAATATTACTTGGATTGGGCTATGCACATTCAAAAGGATTTGTTCATCGAGATATAAAACCTTCAAATATAATTTTGAATCGGGAAGGTATTGCTAAAATAATGGACTTTGGTATTTCGAAATCGTTGTTTGATGATAAAGATTTCACGAAACCAGGTGCAAAAATTGGTACTGTTTATTATATGAGTCCCGAACAAATAAAAGGTGGAGATGTTACTAATCGCAGTGATATTTATTCAATTGGATGTACTGCTTATGAGATGATTGTTGGTAGACCACCATTTGATTATGATAGTGAATATGATGTAATGGAAAGTCATCTTAAAAAGTCGCCACAAAAAATTTCTTCAATTTTAACAGGTATACCTGAAGATGTGGATAAAGTTATTCTAAAGGCAATGGAAAAAAATCCATTAAATAGATATGAAACATGCGAAGAAATGTATGATGCTCTTCAGGAACTCGACAAATCTGTTTCTAAAATTTATACAAGTTATTTCAAAAAAACTGAGGAACGAAGTAAGTCTTATAAAATTGCATCAGCATCTGCTTTTGCTTTTTTTGTTATTTTGTTGATTGCATTATCTTACTTTGTATATAATCAAGTTCATGAATTAATCATTAGCAATAAATTAGAAACTTTAAAAAAGTATGATATAAAATCACTCTTCTCATCAAAAGAAGATGAATTAAAGTTTAGTTATATAGATAAAATAGAAAGCAATGTTAAAAATAATCTTAACTCAATCTTTTTCGTTGATGAAAAGAATGCAATTGCTGTTGGAGATTCTGGAACAATTATAATTTCTAATGATGGTGGACAAACCTGGAAACAAAAACCTGTAAATATTAAATCAAATCTCAGTGATTTATATATTTCCCCTTCTGGTAGAACTATAATTATTGGCGATTCATCAACTATTATTTATGGAAAAAATTTACTTGATAGCCTTCAATTGCTTCCCATTCAAAAAGATTTTACTTTCTTTCGAATTAATTTTATCGATGAGCATACTGGTTTTATAACAGGTAATAAAGGAGTAATATTAAAAACCATAAATGGAGGAATTAATTGGTACAAAGTAAATACAAATACAAATTCATTAATTTTTGATATCGACTTTTTTGATGATAGAAGAGGTTTTGCTGTTGGATGGAATGGATTAATTCTTAAAACTACTAATGGAGGCGAAACCTGGACTCGCATAGATAATGTATTAACTGATAATTATTTGAAATCAATTGATCTTGAAAGAAATGGTTTTGGAATAATTGTAGGAGGAGATGCTACAGTTCTTAGAACAACAAATTATGGTGAAGAATGGGAATTTAAAAAAATTGCAGATGTAGGAGCTTTACAAAAAGTATCTTTTATTTCAAAAAATTATGTTGCATTAATTGGTACAAAAGGAACTTTTATGATATCGAAAGATAAAGGTGCTAATTGGGATTTAGTAGATATTCATAATTTTACAAACATGAACGATATGGCTTTGAATTATAATGGGCATATATTTTTAGTAGGATATAATGGCCAAATCTTGAAAATTCATTAA
- a CDS encoding pectinesterase family protein yields the protein MIKKIVIIFILLITNIYSQKLYDIIVAQDGSGDYKTITEAINSLPMFNYHRVTIYIKSGIYNEKIRIDQDYITLKGEDKENTKIIYSQLREDWNKNQDNIGPGVINIYGDDIILENLSIENSQPEVGPHAFAIYGFGTRTIILNCNVISKGADTVSLWNYKEGMYYHANCYFEGAVDFVCPRGWCFIRDSKFYEVKETAAIWHAGSYDKTQKFVIVNSYFDGVKNFELGRHHYEAQFYLINCKFSKNMADKPIYRVTYDDPSRNRQFIWGPRYYFYNSHCDSIDYAWIQNNLKDSEEIDNPDKISAFWTFNYKWDPEATTKVLLKNFYINNNKLILQFNEPVTVIGTPIFKTTNGIVFMFASGGENDTIELVTENNFNKEDLIGLQLINDAKIFSSLASINPRYIELNF from the coding sequence ATGATTAAAAAAATAGTAATCATTTTTATTTTATTGATTACTAATATTTACTCACAAAAATTATATGACATTATTGTTGCTCAGGATGGAAGTGGAGATTATAAAACAATTACCGAAGCAATAAATTCACTTCCGATGTTTAATTATCATAGAGTAACAATTTACATTAAAAGTGGTATTTATAATGAAAAGATTCGAATTGATCAGGATTATATAACGCTAAAAGGAGAAGATAAGGAGAACACAAAAATAATTTACAGTCAACTGCGAGAAGACTGGAATAAAAATCAGGACAATATTGGACCTGGTGTAATTAATATTTATGGAGACGATATAATACTTGAAAATCTTTCGATAGAAAATTCCCAACCTGAAGTTGGCCCACATGCTTTTGCAATTTATGGATTTGGAACAAGAACAATAATTCTTAATTGTAATGTAATAAGTAAAGGTGCCGATACAGTTTCTCTCTGGAATTATAAAGAAGGAATGTATTATCATGCAAATTGTTATTTTGAAGGTGCAGTCGATTTTGTTTGTCCACGTGGTTGGTGTTTTATAAGAGATTCAAAATTTTATGAAGTCAAAGAAACAGCTGCAATCTGGCATGCAGGTTCTTATGATAAAACTCAGAAATTTGTAATTGTAAATTCCTATTTCGATGGTGTAAAAAATTTTGAATTAGGTAGACATCACTACGAAGCACAATTTTATTTAATTAATTGCAAATTCTCTAAAAATATGGCAGATAAACCAATTTATCGAGTAACATATGATGATCCAAGCCGCAATCGTCAATTTATTTGGGGACCAAGATATTATTTCTATAACTCTCATTGCGATTCCATTGATTATGCCTGGATTCAAAATAATCTAAAAGATTCTGAAGAAATAGACAACCCGGATAAAATTAGTGCATTCTGGACATTCAATTATAAATGGGATCCCGAAGCAACAACAAAGGTTTTATTAAAGAATTTTTATATTAACAATAATAAATTAATACTTCAGTTTAATGAACCTGTTACAGTTATAGGAACTCCAATATTCAAAACAACCAATGGAATTGTCTTTATGTTTGCATCAGGTGGAGAAAACGATACAATTGAATTGGTTACAGAAAATAATTTTAATAAAGAAGATCTGATAGGTTTACAATTGATTAATGATGCTAAAATTTTTAGTAGTCTTGCTTCTATTAATCCAAGATACATTGAATTGAATTTTTAG